Proteins from a genomic interval of Paenibacillus sp. FSL H8-0048:
- a CDS encoding Fic family protein, with protein MFIPKYSITDLVARRLMDIQQATVVVDLLPLPVSILDLLKKESMEKTVILSTKIEGNTLDEATKRKVLYQTSNDNEEQEVYNLMKALQYLDEAEKRKLPVTEEFVKKLHAIIKISHGRRARISEYREEQNQVGSRNASGFFLPPEWQDVPVLMEDLIAWINSPETYSVPVPIKAGIFMWQFLTIHPYLDGNGRTARMLTTYLLRRGGYGLKGLFVLENFYDRNLSEYYRQLQLGLHHNYYFGRHDAELTPWLEFFVDGLAEVFQDAANIVTEKSAQLTRIEPELIRRLDPQQRIVFAQLTFKQDTLTTSELRELLRLSDRSIREKVSHWREAGFLEPRDQDAQRVRSVKLTLEYERLAQDIRHEPDKFAHFLK; from the coding sequence ATGTTTATACCAAAGTACTCTATAACGGATCTCGTTGCCAGAAGACTGATGGATATTCAGCAAGCGACTGTGGTTGTGGATTTGCTTCCATTACCTGTGTCTATACTGGATCTGCTTAAAAAAGAATCGATGGAAAAAACAGTGATACTATCAACGAAGATAGAGGGAAATACGCTTGATGAGGCGACGAAAAGAAAGGTTCTATACCAGACAAGTAATGATAATGAAGAGCAAGAGGTATATAACTTAATGAAAGCTTTGCAATACCTGGATGAGGCCGAGAAGAGGAAGCTCCCGGTAACAGAAGAATTCGTAAAGAAGCTTCATGCTATAATCAAAATTTCACATGGCAGAAGAGCCCGTATCAGTGAATACCGTGAAGAACAGAATCAAGTTGGCAGCCGTAATGCGTCCGGTTTCTTCTTGCCGCCTGAATGGCAGGATGTTCCTGTCTTAATGGAAGATTTAATTGCCTGGATCAATTCACCGGAGACGTATTCGGTTCCTGTTCCAATCAAAGCAGGTATTTTCATGTGGCAGTTTCTCACTATTCACCCTTACTTGGATGGAAACGGACGAACAGCCAGAATGCTCACAACCTATCTTCTCCGCCGGGGCGGATACGGGCTGAAGGGACTATTTGTGCTTGAAAATTTCTATGACCGTAACCTCTCTGAATACTACCGCCAGCTTCAGCTTGGCCTTCATCACAATTATTATTTTGGACGTCATGATGCCGAACTGACACCTTGGCTGGAGTTTTTCGTGGATGGGCTGGCAGAGGTATTTCAAGACGCGGCTAATATTGTTACAGAGAAGTCTGCGCAATTGACAAGGATCGAACCGGAGTTGATTCGGAGACTTGACCCACAGCAAAGGATAGTCTTCGCTCAATTAACCTTTAAGCAGGATACTCTGACAACCAGCGAGCTCAGAGAGCTTCTGCGCTTATCGGACCGCTCTATCCGGGAAAAAGTAAGTCATTGGAGAGAAGCAGGATTTCTTGAACCGCGTGATCAGGATGCGCAACGAGTTCGCTCGGTTAAATTAACTCTGGAATATGAGAGGCTGGCACAGGATATTCGGCATGAGCCGGATAAGTTTGCCCATTTTCTTAAGTGA